A stretch of Paludisphaera borealis DNA encodes these proteins:
- a CDS encoding MotA/TolQ/ExbB proton channel family protein: protein MATGASGSPRLGYLTASAMLVLALLFPIGLMVFNPTLMFERGWEQYVGTAIYFWAVLTLGNELLRLWRNERAFEDAPRLLQFIGQTLSRVGSREPAPVAEAITRDGRILTVRVRQLVGYAREISGPSASQLMEVNREASGLDQEHMAGRFTLTRYILYLLPVIGFIGTVEGISKALMNISKVLPMVKDLDAFLSNLTGVTSALQIAFDSTLLALFLSAALMLVQTMIFRLVEQHLARVDRWVVEHVLPGAGSRDPMTERLDELIGPHLERLRTELATILEPAARSLQVEAEKISQSLSDPIRRLAASVELMPASLSAFQQGAETIGRIGGEFEALGNLSESTRRSAASLSRIEDALARSDAPDPQLQEIKRGLDRTTTAIESLAGSWASAYEKSSRSTQEQLAKTMNSLKDALEMINVSIEQGNSLYKNIVKRMFDDRGGSGGNGGGGNGGSRSDSVRAA, encoded by the coding sequence ATGGCGACTGGCGCTTCAGGTTCCCCACGGCTGGGCTATCTCACCGCGTCGGCGATGCTCGTGCTGGCGCTCTTGTTCCCGATCGGCCTCATGGTTTTCAACCCGACGCTCATGTTCGAGCGTGGTTGGGAGCAGTACGTCGGGACGGCCATCTACTTCTGGGCGGTGTTGACCCTCGGCAACGAGCTTCTCCGGCTCTGGCGCAACGAGCGAGCCTTTGAAGACGCGCCCAGACTGCTCCAGTTCATCGGCCAGACGCTCAGCCGGGTCGGCTCACGCGAGCCAGCGCCGGTCGCCGAAGCGATCACCCGCGACGGCCGCATCCTGACCGTCCGCGTGCGGCAGCTCGTGGGCTACGCCCGTGAGATCAGCGGCCCCTCGGCCAGCCAGTTGATGGAAGTCAACCGCGAGGCGTCGGGCCTTGACCAGGAGCACATGGCCGGCCGGTTCACTCTTACGCGCTACATCCTCTACCTCCTGCCGGTGATCGGATTCATCGGCACGGTCGAAGGCATTTCGAAAGCGCTCATGAACATCAGCAAGGTCTTGCCGATGGTCAAGGACCTCGACGCCTTCTTGAGCAACCTGACCGGCGTGACCTCAGCCCTTCAGATCGCGTTCGACAGCACCCTGCTCGCCTTGTTCCTGAGCGCCGCGCTGATGCTGGTTCAAACCATGATCTTCCGGCTGGTCGAGCAGCACCTGGCGCGGGTCGATCGGTGGGTCGTCGAGCACGTCCTGCCCGGCGCCGGCAGCCGCGATCCGATGACCGAGCGGCTCGACGAGCTGATCGGCCCGCATCTGGAACGGCTGCGGACCGAGCTGGCGACCATCCTCGAGCCGGCCGCCCGCTCGCTTCAAGTCGAAGCGGAGAAGATCAGCCAGAGCCTGAGCGACCCGATCCGCCGGCTCGCGGCGTCGGTCGAGCTGATGCCGGCTTCACTCTCGGCGTTCCAGCAAGGCGCCGAGACCATCGGCCGGATCGGCGGCGAGTTCGAGGCGCTTGGGAACCTGAGCGAATCGACGAGAAGGTCCGCCGCCTCGCTCTCCCGAATCGAGGACGCCCTGGCTCGGTCGGACGCCCCCGATCCGCAGCTCCAGGAGATCAAGCGCGGACTCGATCGCACCACCACGGCTATCGAGAGCCTCGCCGGCTCGTGGGCGTCGGCCTACGAGAAGTCGAGCCGGTCGACCCAGGAGCAGCTCGCCAAGACGATGAACAGCCTCAAGGACGCCCTTGAGATGATCAACGTCAGCATCGAGCAGGGGAACTCCCTGTACAAGAATATCGTGAAACGGATGTTCGACGACCGAGGAGGCAGCGGCGGCAATGGCGGCGGCGGCAACGGCGGCTCGCGGTCCGACTCGGTCCGGGCGGCCTGA
- a CDS encoding Flp family type IVb pilin, with protein sequence MRDMITKVQRFVVSEDGPTAVEYAVMLALILVACITVVGTLGTSISSTFNSVNSGLSGK encoded by the coding sequence ATGCGAGACATGATTACGAAAGTTCAGCGGTTCGTGGTAAGTGAAGACGGCCCGACCGCCGTCGAGTACGCGGTCATGCTGGCCCTGATCCTGGTTGCCTGCATCACGGTCGTCGGCACGCTGGGTACGAGCATTTCCAGCACGTTCAACAGCGTCAACTCTGGCCTGAGCGGTAAGTAA
- a CDS encoding sulfatase-like hydrolase/transferase, producing the protein MTSLRMNPRGEWKADPRDALGRPSGHSAAEWSLSPLKLTMLAALFGLFTGGLELVQWLIRNAITGGVSLGSFQMSRHFVWMIPASNLSIFLVSGLALGGLAWFRPRLATRLAVLVFGFLCFLALLLTIPGLYGLAAVSLAGGFGTLIARRFAAQPARALYILAYSLPVLGVAAFSLAGWDVSQGKLADRPLNASAAPVRAESPNVLLLVLDTVRAESLSLYGCDRDTTPNLARLAKRGIRFEQARSTAPWTLPSHASMFTGRWPHELKVGESRPLDSTYPTLAEYLTGHGYATGGFIANTFFCNAWFGLGRGFDHYDDFYEEQLAVSVGETLRCSSLGRLIVRLLRDPFGVDRRRKDASQINGDFLAWLEKQKGQPFFAFINYFDAHTPYVLPEGAEHRFGRPLQNEQEVATIQGWDARSRTSVTDAELTLTRNAYDDCLAYLDAEIGKLFDDLERRGVLDDTIVILTSDHGENHGEHGLIGHGRSLYDQEVHVPLLVFLPGGAHAGEVVADSVSLRDIPATAVDLLKLKDGSPFPGVSLARCWESPGDAAAADVPVLTEVLLRDQISKNPNRPPAWRGPMYSIVAENQTYIRNADGQEELYDLRSDPAQARDQAASAESADVLLRMRERLKALAPQVPQGN; encoded by the coding sequence ATGACGAGCCTGCGGATGAACCCGCGCGGCGAATGGAAAGCCGATCCCCGCGACGCCCTCGGGCGTCCTTCGGGCCATTCGGCCGCCGAGTGGTCGCTCTCTCCTCTCAAGCTCACGATGCTGGCGGCGCTCTTCGGCCTCTTCACCGGCGGCCTCGAGTTGGTCCAGTGGCTGATCCGCAACGCGATCACCGGAGGCGTCTCGCTGGGAAGCTTTCAGATGAGCCGTCACTTCGTCTGGATGATCCCGGCCTCGAACCTCTCGATCTTCCTCGTCTCAGGGCTGGCGCTGGGTGGTCTCGCCTGGTTTCGACCCCGGTTGGCGACCCGGCTGGCGGTTCTGGTCTTCGGCTTCCTCTGCTTTCTGGCGTTGCTGCTCACGATCCCGGGCTTGTACGGGTTGGCGGCCGTCTCACTCGCCGGGGGGTTCGGCACGTTGATCGCGCGGCGGTTCGCGGCCCAGCCGGCGCGGGCGCTGTACATTCTCGCGTACTCGTTGCCGGTGCTTGGGGTTGCGGCCTTCAGCCTGGCCGGCTGGGACGTGAGCCAGGGGAAGCTCGCCGATCGTCCGCTCAATGCCTCGGCGGCCCCGGTTCGAGCCGAGTCGCCCAACGTCCTCTTGCTCGTACTCGACACCGTTCGCGCCGAGAGCCTCAGCCTGTACGGCTGCGACCGCGATACGACGCCGAATCTCGCCCGGCTCGCCAAGCGGGGAATCCGCTTCGAGCAGGCCCGATCCACCGCGCCCTGGACGCTCCCCTCGCACGCGAGCATGTTCACGGGGCGATGGCCGCATGAGCTGAAGGTCGGCGAGAGCCGCCCGCTCGATTCGACTTATCCCACGCTCGCGGAATACTTGACGGGCCACGGCTACGCGACCGGCGGGTTCATCGCCAATACCTTCTTCTGCAACGCCTGGTTCGGCCTGGGGCGCGGCTTCGACCACTACGATGATTTTTACGAGGAACAACTGGCCGTCTCGGTCGGCGAAACGCTGCGATGCTCGTCGCTGGGCCGGCTGATCGTCCGCCTGCTCCGCGACCCGTTCGGCGTCGATCGCCGCCGCAAGGACGCCTCGCAGATCAACGGCGACTTTCTGGCCTGGCTCGAAAAGCAGAAGGGCCAGCCGTTCTTCGCCTTCATCAACTACTTCGACGCTCACACCCCTTACGTCTTGCCCGAGGGGGCCGAGCATCGTTTCGGTCGACCGCTTCAGAACGAGCAGGAAGTCGCGACCATCCAGGGATGGGACGCGCGGTCGCGGACGAGCGTCACCGACGCCGAGCTGACCCTGACCCGCAACGCCTACGACGACTGCCTCGCGTACCTCGACGCCGAGATCGGCAAGCTGTTCGACGACCTGGAGCGGCGCGGCGTTCTCGACGACACGATCGTGATCCTCACGTCGGACCACGGCGAGAACCACGGCGAGCACGGCCTCATCGGCCACGGCCGCAGCCTCTACGATCAGGAGGTCCACGTTCCGCTGCTCGTGTTCCTGCCCGGCGGAGCGCACGCGGGTGAGGTCGTCGCCGATTCCGTCAGCCTCCGCGACATTCCCGCCACGGCCGTCGATCTGCTCAAGCTCAAGGACGGCTCGCCGTTCCCCGGCGTTTCACTGGCCCGATGCTGGGAGAGCCCCGGTGACGCGGCCGCGGCGGACGTCCCCGTCCTGACCGAGGTCCTGCTCCGCGACCAGATCTCGAAAAATCCCAACCGCCCCCCCGCCTGGCGCGGGCCGATGTACTCGATCGTCGCCGAAAATCAAACCTATATCCGCAACGCCGACGGTCAGGAAGAGCTGTACGACCTTCGCAGCGACCCGGCGCAGGCACGCGACCAGGCCGCCTCGGCCGAGTCGGCGGACGTTCTCCTGCGGATGCGCGAGCGCCTCAAGGCGCTCGCGCCGCAAGTCCCTCAAGGCAATTGA
- a CDS encoding Ig domain-containing protein, whose translation MRRNRRGGGSGLEFGGSGEDSFVAVVVTKLTGALLFILLLTMVIMALLPKAIDSAARPQDGGPAEVARRPLKILTPESLPEAIAGRPYTVALAADGGQGPLHWSLDGALPEGLSFDPDSGLVKGTPSKGTPQPVDLAVRVSDGEKIDAGSLRLVVYQSDAPLTTPAWWKPGIPPVPWRAWLDQGVGFLIVWLVHLVGMSTLANFERQAEAGGVAIEGGEGSLSLAPRRFAVYRLLVRLSTMSATFALAAWLWTSRPH comes from the coding sequence ATGCGACGGAATCGGCGAGGCGGCGGATCGGGCTTGGAATTCGGCGGATCGGGCGAGGATTCGTTCGTCGCCGTCGTCGTGACCAAGCTCACCGGGGCGCTGCTGTTCATCCTGCTGCTCACGATGGTCATCATGGCCCTGCTCCCCAAGGCGATCGACTCCGCGGCGCGCCCCCAGGACGGTGGGCCGGCCGAGGTCGCGCGTCGGCCGTTGAAGATCCTCACGCCCGAGAGCCTTCCCGAGGCGATCGCCGGCCGGCCGTACACGGTAGCCCTGGCGGCCGACGGCGGCCAGGGGCCGCTCCACTGGTCGCTCGACGGCGCGCTTCCCGAGGGTTTGAGCTTCGATCCCGACTCGGGACTGGTCAAAGGCACCCCCTCGAAGGGAACGCCCCAGCCCGTCGACCTGGCCGTCCGGGTGAGCGATGGCGAGAAGATCGACGCCGGTTCGCTCCGGCTCGTCGTCTACCAGAGCGATGCGCCGTTGACCACCCCGGCCTGGTGGAAGCCCGGCATTCCCCCCGTCCCCTGGCGAGCCTGGCTCGATCAGGGAGTCGGCTTCCTGATCGTCTGGCTCGTCCATCTGGTCGGCATGTCGACCCTGGCGAACTTCGAGCGGCAGGCCGAGGCCGGCGGTGTCGCGATCGAGGGGGGCGAAGGCTCACTGTCGCTCGCCCCACGACGGTTCGCGGTCTACCGACTGCTCGTCCGGTTGAGCACGATGTCGGCGA
- a CDS encoding DUF6714 family protein — protein MACGKRKDPEVHWSEVPGWKIESGFSTLSFFDVEGWRFYLPAFLCWSLENWRSSDSITPDRVIWSLELSDAFEPERSKSLNHAPSGAVLDFLSFFDSYSGEPDAAKAIQSYWHQFKKNG, from the coding sequence ATGGCTTGCGGCAAGAGAAAAGACCCAGAAGTTCACTGGTCCGAAGTTCCAGGCTGGAAGATAGAGTCTGGATTCTCCACCCTCAGCTTTTTCGACGTCGAAGGCTGGCGATTCTACCTCCCGGCGTTCCTGTGCTGGTCGCTCGAGAATTGGCGGTCGTCTGATTCGATTACCCCGGACCGGGTCATCTGGTCGCTGGAACTGTCCGATGCGTTCGAGCCGGAGCGCTCCAAGTCGCTCAACCATGCTCCGTCCGGGGCGGTTCTCGACTTTCTGTCCTTCTTCGACAGCTATTCCGGCGAACCGGATGCAGCTAAGGCCATTCAATCGTATTGGCACCAGTTCAAGAAGAACGGTTGA
- a CDS encoding A24 family peptidase encodes MTDIPLAVAWLVTIVLIEAAIIDGRQLRVPNWLTFHFAAAGLAYAAWSGGRESLIWSLEGAGVGLLTLLPLYAIGGMGAGDVKLMAGLGAWMGPAITLGAFVATAITGGVISLAMIVMSGEAARHWATFQMLGREILVVRDPSTLAMRAAERKPTMMLLPYAIPIAVGSISYFIWLGLLS; translated from the coding sequence ATGACGGACATCCCCCTGGCCGTGGCGTGGCTGGTCACGATCGTGCTGATCGAAGCGGCGATCATCGACGGCCGTCAGCTTCGCGTACCGAACTGGCTGACGTTCCATTTCGCCGCCGCCGGTCTCGCCTACGCGGCCTGGAGCGGAGGTCGAGAGAGCCTGATCTGGTCGCTCGAAGGGGCCGGCGTGGGCCTGCTGACCCTCTTGCCGCTGTACGCGATCGGCGGCATGGGGGCCGGCGACGTCAAGCTGATGGCGGGCCTGGGCGCCTGGATGGGACCGGCCATCACCTTGGGCGCGTTCGTGGCCACGGCGATCACCGGCGGCGTCATCAGCCTGGCCATGATCGTGATGAGCGGCGAAGCAGCGCGGCACTGGGCGACCTTCCAGATGCTCGGCCGGGAGATTCTCGTGGTCCGCGACCCATCGACGCTCGCGATGCGGGCCGCCGAGCGGAAGCCGACCATGATGCTGCTGCCTTACGCCATCCCGATCGCTGTCGGCTCGATCTCCTATTTCATCTGGCTCGGTCTCCTGTCCTGA
- the cpaB gene encoding Flp pilus assembly protein CpaB: protein MQGKPLVMLALAGTLGLGAMLMTSRLLSKKSTSEEPTRDVLVAVRDFKEEEILKPDMLKTVRMAESAVPVGAFASAQDVADRWVRTAVLEGEPVVERKLGPKGSPPGLVANIPKGKRAFAVEVNEQSGVSGFILPSHRVDVIKFENSDDAVKRGQTILQDVLVLAAGQVFVKSEEKSLQSRTVTLAVSPDEVDVLVAAKSKGTLSLALRGVNDHDVIERPEPPPATDDGAEKKKQIELEKTIAQLKQDHEQEKKRRIELEKAALKTPPVPSRMGYIYRIPGSKQEPFFLAGRASQPSPPLPPETPPESPDDSEDVPQASPTSLVAGGLVGASRENKP, encoded by the coding sequence ATGCAGGGCAAACCGCTGGTCATGCTGGCCCTGGCGGGCACGCTAGGGCTCGGCGCGATGCTGATGACAAGTCGCCTGCTGAGCAAGAAGTCGACGTCCGAGGAGCCGACGCGCGACGTGCTGGTGGCCGTGCGCGACTTCAAGGAGGAGGAGATCCTCAAGCCCGACATGCTCAAGACGGTGCGTATGGCCGAGTCGGCGGTTCCCGTAGGCGCCTTCGCATCCGCCCAGGACGTCGCCGACCGCTGGGTGCGGACGGCTGTGCTCGAAGGCGAGCCGGTCGTCGAGCGGAAGCTCGGCCCCAAGGGGTCGCCTCCCGGCCTGGTCGCCAACATCCCCAAGGGCAAGCGCGCCTTCGCGGTCGAGGTCAATGAGCAGTCGGGCGTCTCAGGCTTCATCCTGCCGAGCCACCGAGTCGACGTGATCAAATTCGAGAACAGCGACGACGCGGTTAAGCGAGGCCAGACGATCCTCCAGGACGTTCTGGTTCTGGCCGCGGGGCAAGTGTTCGTGAAGTCCGAGGAGAAGTCGCTCCAGAGTCGAACGGTGACGCTCGCCGTCAGCCCCGACGAGGTCGACGTCCTGGTCGCCGCGAAGTCGAAAGGCACGCTCTCGCTGGCTCTCCGAGGCGTCAACGATCACGACGTCATCGAGCGCCCTGAGCCCCCTCCCGCGACCGACGACGGCGCAGAGAAGAAAAAACAGATCGAGCTGGAGAAAACCATCGCCCAGTTGAAGCAGGACCATGAGCAGGAGAAGAAGCGGCGGATCGAGCTGGAAAAAGCAGCACTGAAAACGCCGCCGGTCCCCAGCCGGATGGGATACATCTATCGTATTCCTGGGAGTAAGCAAGAGCCATTCTTTCTGGCCGGCCGGGCTTCCCAGCCATCTCCGCCCTTGCCCCCCGAGACGCCGCCGGAGTCGCCTGACGATTCCGAGGACGTGCCTCAGGCCTCTCCCACGTCGCTCGTGGCTGGCGGCCTCGTGGGGGCGAGCCGGGAGAACAAACCGTGA
- a CDS encoding AAA family ATPase, protein MKDVIRVVLVDPSEPSRTNLQRLVQGVASLWTAEVLTTCQGMAGRIAEINPDLCVIGLDADPAQALELIAQIHATAPSVVVLPASATADSTLILKAVRAGAREFLTLPSEPTELHEIAARLCTAREGRKSIAIRGPQIVAVTGAAGGVGSTSVAVNLAASLALRKSQECLLLDFDLMFGAVDVCLDIIPDNTLSTILQSFDRLDQTLLKRSLTRHRSGLYVLPHPVAMEDAAKIDPESLRRFLMLLKSAFPALVIDTSKGLQASDFVAFEMADVILIVVTLDLTCLRNTARLLNLFRQFDGMVDRVKIVVNRAGSFENEISLSKAEETLKAPIFRQIPNASKPFQASRIKGAPLSEAAPGTRVYQDFLELTGALWPESPSENQKPRKGLFAAFF, encoded by the coding sequence ATGAAGGATGTGATCCGAGTCGTCCTGGTCGACCCAAGCGAGCCTTCGCGGACAAACCTCCAGCGACTCGTGCAGGGGGTTGCGTCGCTCTGGACGGCCGAGGTTCTGACCACCTGCCAGGGAATGGCCGGCCGGATCGCCGAGATCAACCCCGACCTGTGCGTGATCGGCCTCGACGCCGACCCCGCTCAGGCGCTTGAGCTGATCGCCCAGATCCACGCGACGGCCCCGTCCGTCGTCGTGCTGCCGGCGAGCGCGACGGCTGACAGTACCCTGATCTTGAAAGCCGTTCGCGCGGGAGCTCGCGAGTTCCTCACTTTGCCGTCGGAGCCGACCGAGCTTCACGAGATCGCCGCGCGCCTTTGCACCGCGCGGGAGGGGCGGAAAAGCATCGCGATCCGGGGGCCTCAGATCGTCGCGGTGACCGGCGCGGCCGGCGGCGTCGGCAGCACGTCGGTCGCCGTCAACCTCGCCGCGTCACTGGCCCTGCGCAAGAGTCAGGAGTGCCTGCTGCTCGACTTCGACCTCATGTTCGGCGCGGTCGACGTCTGTCTCGACATCATCCCCGACAACACGCTCTCGACGATACTCCAGAGCTTCGACCGCCTTGACCAGACGCTCCTGAAGCGATCCCTGACGCGCCATCGCTCTGGGCTTTACGTCCTCCCCCACCCCGTCGCTATGGAAGACGCCGCCAAGATCGACCCCGAGAGCTTGCGGCGTTTCCTGATGCTGCTGAAATCGGCGTTTCCCGCCCTGGTCATCGACACGAGCAAAGGGCTGCAAGCGTCGGATTTCGTCGCCTTCGAGATGGCTGACGTGATTCTCATAGTGGTCACGCTGGATCTGACATGCCTTCGCAACACGGCGCGGTTGCTCAACCTGTTCCGGCAGTTCGACGGCATGGTCGACCGCGTCAAGATCGTTGTCAACCGCGCTGGGTCGTTCGAAAACGAGATCAGTCTGAGCAAGGCCGAGGAGACCTTGAAAGCGCCGATTTTCCGCCAGATCCCTAACGCGTCGAAACCGTTCCAGGCGTCGCGGATCAAGGGCGCCCCGCTCTCCGAGGCCGCGCCGGGGACCCGCGTGTATCAAGACTTTCTCGAATTGACCGGCGCGCTCTGGCCCGAATCTCCGTCGGAGAATCAGAAGCCGCGCAAGGGACTGTTCGCCGCGTTCTTTTGA
- a CDS encoding FG-GAP repeat domain-containing protein, with product MTMLPQIRPVVLIPLFLGLVIVGRPTPVEAQEPAAKSKLADYFGFQPLELYKLERRIGNLVVRDLDGDKIGDVIVGNNARSRIDLLLSTKLPAGEADARPFRKEANDLESDKRMRLASISVNKEIVSLDVGDFNGDGKPDLVYYGTPAEVEILFNQGPGKFGNPKRIHSGEAVEGSNSLAVGDLDQDGRDDVALIAENELILIYQTAPGVLTEPERVPHTASNPRMVKIHDLNGDGASDLLILDSGTDHPIHVRFATKDKKLGPEQRFAVESPRAITYGQIDGMPGVEVLTIENTSGRGKVYTLDESSTDDANKWGRLIFFGLPKGSDRGRALAVGDLDGDKKKDVLVTDPANAQVWVYRQSGKSGLNTGQSFPGLLGGKAVVLADLDKNGSDEAYVLSEQEKQIGRSQFENGRLGFPTPLPIKGEPIAMGLAQFDKASTPAIVYAARTKPGADSFELRAIRRGDSGEFAERKFGPNESVPLTGLSGAPTAIRAFDVNNDGETDIIIFSAFGSPVLLLGQPKDHSLAPFGGSLGPLGGATPSGLSVMNLKGPALIVAQNTFARHIVLDAKGQWEIKDQYNAGRAAVQIQGAAALDVTGEGSADVVLLDRTSKSLLFLTPKDGVYRQTGTLSVGSINFEGLHVADFDGDGRDDLLIAGSDRFAVLQTGDKGQRLKEIASYEPKRNEARLADLITGDLNGDGVPDVVFTDVAEQSLDIASYVGDEELLHATTFKLFERKSFRGGGDMIEPRDMALGDVDGDGRTDLVAILHDRVVILRQDAGSTEKKPESNSNKATAAK from the coding sequence ATGACCATGCTCCCGCAGATTCGCCCGGTCGTCCTGATCCCTTTATTCCTGGGACTCGTGATCGTCGGACGCCCCACCCCGGTCGAGGCGCAAGAGCCCGCCGCGAAGTCGAAGCTCGCCGACTATTTCGGGTTTCAGCCTCTGGAGCTTTACAAGCTGGAGCGGCGGATCGGCAACCTGGTGGTCCGGGACCTGGACGGCGACAAGATCGGCGACGTGATCGTGGGCAACAACGCCCGGTCGCGGATCGACCTCTTGCTCTCGACCAAGCTGCCGGCCGGCGAGGCCGACGCGCGGCCGTTCCGCAAGGAAGCCAACGACCTTGAGTCGGACAAGCGGATGCGGCTGGCCAGCATCTCGGTCAACAAGGAGATCGTCAGCCTGGACGTCGGCGACTTCAACGGCGACGGCAAACCCGACCTGGTGTACTACGGCACCCCCGCCGAGGTCGAAATCCTGTTCAACCAAGGGCCGGGCAAGTTCGGCAATCCGAAGCGGATCCACAGCGGCGAGGCGGTCGAAGGGTCGAACTCACTGGCCGTCGGCGACCTCGACCAGGACGGCCGCGACGACGTCGCGCTGATCGCCGAGAACGAGTTGATCCTGATTTATCAGACGGCCCCCGGCGTCTTGACCGAGCCCGAGCGGGTCCCGCACACCGCGAGCAACCCCCGGATGGTCAAGATCCACGACCTCAACGGCGACGGAGCCTCCGACCTGCTGATCCTCGACAGCGGCACCGACCACCCGATCCACGTCCGGTTCGCCACCAAGGATAAGAAGCTGGGGCCCGAACAGCGGTTCGCGGTCGAGAGCCCCCGGGCGATCACGTACGGCCAGATCGACGGCATGCCGGGCGTCGAGGTGCTCACCATCGAGAACACGTCCGGCCGGGGCAAGGTCTACACGCTCGATGAGTCGTCGACCGACGACGCCAACAAGTGGGGACGGCTGATTTTCTTCGGACTTCCGAAAGGGAGCGACCGCGGCCGGGCCCTGGCCGTGGGCGACCTCGACGGCGATAAGAAGAAGGACGTGCTCGTCACCGACCCCGCCAACGCCCAGGTCTGGGTCTACCGCCAGAGCGGCAAGTCGGGGCTGAACACCGGCCAGTCGTTCCCCGGCCTGCTCGGCGGCAAGGCCGTGGTCCTCGCCGACCTCGACAAGAACGGAAGCGACGAGGCGTACGTCCTCTCCGAGCAAGAAAAGCAGATCGGCCGCAGCCAGTTCGAGAACGGCCGCCTCGGCTTCCCCACGCCGTTGCCGATCAAGGGCGAACCCATCGCGATGGGCCTGGCCCAGTTCGACAAGGCGTCCACCCCCGCCATCGTCTACGCCGCGCGCACCAAGCCGGGCGCCGACAGCTTCGAGCTGCGGGCGATCCGCCGCGGCGACTCGGGCGAGTTCGCCGAACGGAAGTTCGGCCCCAACGAGTCCGTCCCCTTGACGGGCCTCTCGGGCGCCCCGACGGCCATCCGCGCCTTCGACGTCAACAACGACGGCGAGACCGACATCATCATCTTCAGCGCGTTCGGCTCGCCGGTCCTGCTCCTCGGCCAGCCCAAGGATCATTCCCTAGCCCCGTTCGGCGGCAGCCTCGGCCCGCTCGGCGGCGCCACGCCCTCCGGCCTGAGCGTGATGAACCTCAAGGGGCCCGCCCTGATCGTGGCCCAGAACACCTTCGCGCGGCACATCGTGCTCGACGCCAAGGGCCAGTGGGAGATCAAGGACCAGTACAACGCCGGCCGCGCCGCCGTCCAGATCCAGGGCGCCGCGGCGCTCGACGTCACCGGCGAAGGGAGCGCCGACGTCGTCCTGCTCGACCGCACCTCGAAGTCGCTGCTGTTCCTCACTCCCAAGGACGGCGTCTACCGGCAGACCGGAACCCTCTCGGTGGGCTCGATCAACTTCGAGGGCCTGCACGTCGCCGACTTCGACGGCGACGGCCGCGACGACCTCTTGATCGCCGGCAGCGATCGGTTCGCCGTGCTCCAGACCGGCGACAAAGGCCAGCGCCTCAAGGAGATCGCCAGCTATGAACCCAAGCGCAACGAGGCCCGCCTGGCCGACTTGATCACCGGCGATCTCAACGGCGACGGCGTCCCCGACGTCGTCTTCACCGACGTGGCCGAACAGTCGCTCGACATCGCCAGCTACGTTGGCGACGAAGAACTCCTGCACGCCACAACCTTCAAACTCTTCGAGCGCAAGTCGTTCCGGGGCGGCGGCGACATGATCGAGCCCCGCGACATGGCCCTCGGCGACGTCGACGGTGACGGCCGCACCGACCTCGTCGCCATCCTCCACGACCGCGTCGTCATCCTCCGCCAGGACGCCGGATCGACCGAGAAAAAGCCCGAGTCGAACTCGAACAAGGCGACTGCCGCGAAGTGA